AGTAGTTCAACCTGTGCATACAACTACACAGAGCTTAATGGTCACCTCAGTTAACTTCTTTTTGCAAGTCAGATATTATAGGCCATAATATAAGATTGGCATATAATTAATGTCCTTCTTAAATACCAGTCCCATAGAGCTCTAAACTGCCTCTGTGTATAGGTGAGGGTCATTTTATATGCAGTTTTATAAATCAATATATGCTACTTATCatttatttacaaatgtttATCAGAAAGTATTCTCAGAGAAAAAGATACACATATATTCGAATGCATACAAACTGGTGCCCAGTTTTGGCCTCTTTCCACCTTCTAATGGTTTGTTTATCCGAATAATTCTTCCATTTGTAATTCAGCTTACTCTTTCCTTAAAATCCTCAGAATGCTGGAAGAGatcaaacagaaatacagcGGGCTTCAGCTTCAGAATGAAGATGTGTATATGGCCACTAAGTTTGCAGACTTTATTCAAATGGCTGTCAGAAAACTCAGAGGAGAGAGTGGAGAAGAAGAATTGGTTGTTGATTATGTAAGACCtgtcattttcccttctttggttattcttttgttgttgttgttgttgttttttgtttgttttgttttttttgaggGGTGAAGTGGTGGAAATAAGACACTGGATTGCTTGATGCAATGGGAAAAGCAACTGTTTGGTCATGCAAACTCTCCTTtgtaacttctgtttttcaagttTCATATATTGACATTTTGGATTAGAATTACTTATGTAATGTCATTTACAGTGTTCTAGaaactgctagatcaagtacaGAGTAGCTTGCACGTGAACAGATATTCCTACTGGCCCTTCACTATCCTACCAGAATGCCTCAATCAGAGTAATTCCAAGCCTTCTGTCCTGAGGCAAAATGTGCCTGATTCACTCCTAAGGAAAGGGAAGATCGTGTGTTTTGTCATTAAGCAAGTCAGAATTTCTTGAGTTTAGAAGTTACACGTCTGTTTCAGTTCCACTGGGACTGGCCTTAACCAGGGTTTAGCATTTGTTTAACCATAGAGATCcaacaataaaaaatacagaaatcagcTTAACTGTCTTGGAGTGTGGGCAGTGGTGTTGATGGAGAATGTTACTTCCGTTTAATTTTGCCTTTCTGGTTGTTCCTAACAGTCATATATACATCCTAAAATTTGGCTCAATGTTGACTATAaacatatgcatatgtatacatatCAAAGCCCTGATAAGCTACATTAAAACCTTAATTGTTAAAAAGGTAAATTaagttcttatttattttgctcttagGTTTCAAAAAACGTGAACAACATGACTGTGAATATGCCATACCAGTGTTTTATTAATGGTCAGTTTGTCGATGCTGATGATGGAAAAACATTCGATACCATAAATCCAACAGATGGATCAGTAAGTAATTTTTAAACACAATCACAGAGTGACACAATtgcagaggctggaagggacctctggagatcatctagtccaactctcaATTTCAATGTATCTCAATTACTTTGCCTACAAAAAAATCTAAAGCACCAAATGTCACCATGTTCAAAACCATACATTAAGCAACCtctcaaaataattttagatTTAAATTTGGTTCTCAATTTATATGTTCTAcattttttgcatttcagttaagttgtgaattaaaaataacccAATTCCACTTCAGCTGGTGTGTTAATCTCCATACAGCTGTGTGTTTTACCCTGTTCTCATTCCTGCTTATCTTTGCAGACAAATGTTGAGTTGCTAAAGAGGTACTTTTTGTTACAATACTGTATGTATTTTCTGTCAGTCATTAACTTCGGCTTTTACTTTACTACAAATCTGTCTCAGGGCAAATGTGACTTTAAAATATCCCATTAAATTCCCAGTTAGAAAAATGAACTTTGAACAGGAAAATACTGTTCcactttttcctctcaaaagtATCACATCTTGATTGAGCATCTCAGAATTATTAATAGAAGTCATTCTGATGCCCATATATGCCTTTTATTTCTGGAGTAACTGAATTCTGCTAAAATCAATAGCACAAATTTCACTGTCATCAGAAGCCAGAATGTGGCACTTCTCTGTACCTCATTCTGGAGTGGAATAAAAGTCATAGCAATTCTGTTTTGGGATTTACATTGTATGTTTGTATAGAACACAATAATAAAATACTACATATATGTTGTGGTAACAGAAACTCAGCTTCTACGAAATTAAATGTTCAGGACTCGTTTTACTACATTTGGATATTAGATCATAATATGAAGACCTTCAACATCTGTAATGCCATGCTGATCTTACATATAGAAAAGTGTCttccagtgggatgaagttccTTGCTGTGAAGAAAGATGTAGGAATCAGAGCCCCTACATTGTCTTCCAAGTTCTGCCTCCATCAGCTGTGTCTCAACTTCTTGCAACATGTCTCACCCATGACAGCTGATTGGCTCGATGATATTATTGATTATACTATTATATCAATTCTTTGCTTATACCCAGTTAAGAGTAACACTCTGCATCCAGCCGTTCTGTCTGAGCTAAGGCATTTCTACCTGGTGACAGGTAATTGCCAGTGTATCTTCTGCTTCCTTGGCTGACGTTGacagagcagtggcagcagcaaaaGAGGCATTTGAAAATGGTGAATGGGGAAGAATGAATGCCAGGGAAAGAGGGCGACTCATGTACAAGTATGTAAAGGGCAGTTTgcatgggttttgttttgtttttaaatcatattGTTTAGCTCCTCTGAAGAATTGTTGCATATTTTCTGAATATGTTGGATATTTGTATTCCCACTGTCAGAGTCCACCTTAATTCAAACAAGGgtccttttttcctctgggcTATGTTCAAACTAGACCTTCTGAGTGCCAAACTGGAGAAGTTTGAACTGTTGAAGCCCCTAGCTCAGCTGCTGTGTCTTAAGGAGTCATTTACAAAAGATATTAGGCATGCACTAAGTGGAACTTTCTTCTTTGTGCTTGACATGACGTATTTATCCTTTGGCACACTAATGCTGATGCCCGAGCCACTAACTGCTGGATGCAGTTAAAACAGGTATTGAAGAACATTTTTCCACATCTCTGCAAATTGTTTAAATGAGCAGAATTGACgtagtggaaaaaaatagtttccaAACCCAGTTTTAAATACTCTTTATGGAATCTAAAATGCACCTAATTAACCTCTTAAAATCACATGAGAGCATTGATTATACATTTGAgtaacaaaacacagacagaagtTTAAGGAAAACCTTGTCTGCATGTATGTCCATTTTTACAGATGTATCTCTTAAGATCTTGTAAAAATCCGTTCATGCAAACATACCTTTCTGCTGAGCAGGGGACAGTGAAGAGACACTCCTTTGGCTACTATTAACAGTTTTTATCACAAACACTTTGACAGTCGTATGCCTCACTGTTGTGCTTCACAGAGCTAACTGACAGGGAACCTGAGGCCTAGAAAGACACTAGCCCAGATTTTTTAATGTGCTAAGGCACacaaaattcattttgcattatGTTAGGATCTGTATCTTTGAACATCAGTGTGCCTTTGAAATATCCAACACTGTGTCAGTTGCCCATGCTACTTTAGTTACAGGTCTTTGCCatataaaatgcaattttacaTGCTTAGTGGCTAGAGATCACTTCTCTTTGACGTGCATTTGTAATGGTTTGATTACAGGCTTGCAGACCTAATGGAAGAACATCAAGAAGAATTAGCAACTATAGAGTCTATCGATTCAGGAGCTGTCTACACTTTAGCTTTGAAGACCCACATTGGAATGTCTGTACAAACTTTCAGATACTTTGCTGGATGGTGTGACAAAATTCAGGCAAGTGAATGTGTAAAGAAAGCGATCAATGGTAATGCTTCtctacatgttttttttctttttgctgataTGGTGTCCAAGAaatcaaaaaataaagtaaaattagaATTTTACCTAAAGTGAGCCTTCCAGACAGTACAAAAAGCACAGTCTATTGCCAGTTTGAGAATATGGATCTGACTCCAAATATCTAAGAAGTTAGTTGAGGTGTCATTGGGTGGTACGCTTAATTAGTTCTTGAACATTCACAGAGCAGAATCACTGTGTTACAGTCATGCTGCTAAGTGCAAAGACTCATGCTATATGTTATATCCTGATCAACGCCGGTGTGCTTGTTTGGTACCACAGCAAGTGGCACAAGTTCAACATTTCCTGAAGTACCTTTAAGGTGCACAACCAAGAATACCattcagctttctttcctccattcGTTCCCCACTTTATGTTCTTCCATTGTTTTGCTATCCATGCTTTTATGTTAACCAAATGAAAATCAGGAGTTGGTTACTGGACTCTTAGCAGGAAATGTTATAGTAGAAACATCTCCCTTTTTCCATGATGCATACATTGCACAAATGCTTCTGATTTTGAGGACTGTTCTGTGGCTTTCTAAAACATTCTTAAattgcagttgtttttattaaaaaagcgAATGATTACGTGGTACCAGTATttatctgtcttcttttttttcagggtGCTACAATTCCAATTAACCAGGCCCGGCCAAACCATAATCTAACATTCACCAAGAAAGAGCCAATAGGGtaattctatatatatatatatgtgtgtgtgtgtgtgtgtgtgtgtgtgtgtgtgtgtgtgtgtgtgtatatgtgtgtgtgtatatttcttCTTAGTGACAGCCTGAGCATATAGAAAAATCATTCTAAAGCTGcagtaaaaaatataatttttctctgtttttttgttgttttttttttctgttgtttttttccccccaatctTAAGTGTCTGTGCAATTGTTATCCCTTGGAATTACCCTCTGATGATGCTTGCATGGAAGAGTGCAGCATGCTTGGCTGCAGGCAACACGCTGGTTCTCAAGACAGCTCAGGTAAAAACTAAAAGGAATGTTCAAATGGCTCAGGCTCCCCAGTATTTGTTCAGACAGAATAGTTCATGCATCTAGCAGATTTCATCCATAGCTTAACCTgtcatatattttaaagtggAGGTATAATTATATAAATTACTGTGATTATACCAGGTACTGACTATCTTAAATTCTGCTCTAACAGTACTCTCATTTTCAAGAACAGTTTCTGCAAGAAAGTGCCATTATTAATTTGTCAGTACTGTGAGGAAGATGATGGATATTGCATCAATGTGAAGAACTACTGAGTGTAAGAGTTACGACCATGCATTTCATTAAAACAGTGGACCTAACCTAGGTGTTTCTACTTAGGTCACACCTCTGACTGCCTTGAAGTTTGCAGAACTCTCAGCTAAAGCTGGATTTCCTAAGGGTGTTATAAATATACTGCCTGGTTCAGGTAAAAAATTTAACAAATCACTTTTCTATGAAGAGCAGGTCCTGTTAAAGCTGGTATACTAGCACTGCATCTTTGAAAGCCTGTCACATAAGTTCATTTGTCTTCGTAGGTAGTAGTCTTGCATCTATGTCATACATTTCCTGAACAGAATTGGACATTTCTGTATGTCACCTGACTCTGCCTAGTGGTAAGAGCTGTCAGCCCACACCTTTTCCAAGCTCAGACAAACAGCAtgaaaactctgaaaaaaagaatgtattaCAGAGAAACAAGTTGCACTTGCCTataagacttcatttttttttttttcctcctaatctTATCATCACTTGGAAGTATTTAAATGTAACTGGGAGACTTAGAGCAAACTGATAAGATGCTTCTTGGTCATTATAAATTAGCTGTGGTTCACACCACATAGCCTTAGGTCATCATTTTCATCTTTcccctgaaaaataaaatggtaatGTAACTGTATGAAGCCGACCCTGTTAAAATTATATTATTGCACATACAGTGGAAAACTAGGAAAGAAATTTTTAAGAGAGGTGGGAGAATTTGGACTCATCAGTGTGATTTAAATTAACTAATATGAGATTTTTCATAGTCCTATGAGTAAACCTGTAAATAGCAACAAGAATCTAATATTTTACTTGATTGATGTTGCTCTTTCTGTGTACAGTGCTGTTGCTGGGATAGTAAAAATCATGTATGTACTGTCCAGTGACGGTGTTTTCCTCATCCCAGGTGGCTTAGTGGGACAGCACTTATCTAAACATCCAGATGTTCGCAAAGTTGGCTTCACTGGTTCTACCCCAACTGGCAAAGAGATCATGAAGAGGTACTGTTAGCATAAGATTCATGAATAAATGCTGCTTAATCCAGTTCTTGAGCACCTTATTAGCAATATTTTTCGTGTAGTCATAGTAGAAAAACATACCTATGTACGCTTGTTTACATTTATCTCAAATTCTACTAAGTCACTGTTGAGAAGCAGAGGTTTATACTGTACATTTTCACTAGATATGGTTGAAAAGAAATGATGCAATTAGCTGTTTAAAGggttttttccactttcttttcttccagtgcAGCCACTAATCTGAAGAAAGTTTCTCTTGAACTTGGCGGTAAATCACCATTGATCATATTCAATGACTGTGAACTTGACAAAGCTGTAAAAATGGTAACTAGTTCGAAGTAAAATATATTCAAAGCCTTGCTGGTACATGCTCACGGTATTGCAGCGCTCTTCCTGAATTGTCaaaaactgcagcaggaagcccTTGCATGAAGATTCATTAAATCTGTTAAAAAACAGATTCATTTTCTATGGGATGTTTCTTTCTGTCAGCATAATTAAGTTATTTGTGAAGCACCATAAAGATACAGATTTGTACTACAAGAAGGATACATTAGAAAATACAACAAGGAAGAATTTTCATCAGCCAAGTTAACATATTAGAAGTGATTTCAGTCAAAATCTATTaaccaagaaaaaaagcttcaaaaagaaaagcctgaaaatgAGCTAAAATACACAATGTACTCCCTGTTATCGCACAGTGCTTATTAATTCACCATCAATCACATAATCCACCTTCCCGACTAGCCATGATGTGCTTAAAGTACATTAATAAAGTGTGCAAATGAGAATTTTGGTAGATTTAAGTTTATTTCCTGCTCAGGTGTTCAAAATGACAGCAGATATGGTTTGCTTACTAAGAAGCAAACAAGGGTCTCCCACACTGTGCTTACAGGAAGTGCTAATTCCATTAATTCTCTGAAccaacaaaagcagaaagaaattattaCAAGTTTCCCACGTCTTTTGTTGGCAGGACAAGAGTCTGAGTGTCTGCACTCATATATGGAAAGTGAAAGCTGGAACTTTGCAGTCTGCAaatgagaaagagaatgaaCGAAAGGATGcctataaaaatataaatacaagtGTTTTCTTATTTCCCTGATCAGGGCATGGGAGCAGTATATTTCAACAAAGGAGAAAATTGCATTGCGGCTGGAAGGCTGTTCGTGGAGGAGTCAATACATGACGAATTTGTTAGAAAAGTGGTAAGATAGTTGAAGACTAAAGTTTAAGCAGATGTATTAATATGGCACAAAGCTCTAGACTCGTgcatttcttgttatttttggTGTTGCTTACCGTAGGCTCTGCTACTTCTTGTGAATATCTTACAGTGTCAAAAGAAAGGCACTGAAGGCAAATATTATCATCAATAATGCACAGATAAGGGACACTGAAGTAGATGCTGTATCTTCGGTGATAACTTCATGTTTCACTAGGAAAGTAAGATGAAAACAGTGACTTGAACTTCAGTCACTGTGACTGAAGATTGCTATGAAATGTTGCATAAGGAGTACTGGAAGAGTAGCTGGTGATAAAAATCCAGTAGTTACCCAGTGAGCCATTGAACAATTGATTTATCTAGCTTAGCCCAGGAAATTACTATGGTAACTCATTTACTCCTGGGAAAAGCTAACATTTTACTTGCTTTCATAATAGCGTAAGAGAATTATCACATGCAAACAGCATCAAAAACTTTCAGAAGTAACTGGAACTTAGCAAACAAGACCATATAAACAGCCTCATTTTAGAAGGGGAAGGGCATTCACCTTTTAAGATTGCATCCCTCTTTTGAACAAAGCTTTGCAACACTAATAACAAAGATCAGTGGTCATTTTAACAACTACTTGTTATTTAACTTTGTTTTGGTTGGGTAACCCATAggtggaagaaataaaaaagatgaaaatcgGTGACCCACTTGATAGATCAACAGATCATGGCCCGCAGAATCACAAAGCCCATCtggaaaagctgctgaagtATTGTGAAACTGGAGTAAAAGAAGGAGCCACTTTAGTGTATGGAGGAAGACAAGTATGTAGGCCAGGTAAGATACTGGTCAAGGGTGTTAGAAGTTcttatgttttaaataaaagcctATGTGGTTGTTTTAGCTGCTTAAtagagagcagcagcatcatGGAAAGTATAGAAGGTAAGCCCAAGAAAACACTTGAGGATGGAGTATTCTAGTCTCATATTAAGAAATGCTGTGCAACTGAAATATAACATACGAAAATGCATCAGGATTCCCATCTGTAGCAGTATCTTTCAATCATTTCCTTTACATTTACTTTCATTTACATTGCTTATGAGGCATGGGAGCCTTTTTTGCAATATCCTTGATCTGTCAAGAGCTGTAAGTGTAATCATCCACTTTGATGAACAGAATACTTAAGCTGTCTGGAAAGAGTCTGCATTAGATATTGTTATCAAAAGCCTGTTTTGTTATATAAAGACTACATATATCCAGTTTAACAGGAAGGAGTAAAAGCAACATTTTGTCATGGACATCTGTCCTTTATTAGTAATAGGGAAGAAACATTTGCATcaaaattttaaaacatatgaCTGCATCCCCAAAGAAAATGCAGGTGGAGATTTGTAGCTGTAAGAAGTCAGTGTAACAAAGATAGGAAGAAAGAGGTGATCATACAAAACACTGGAAGCTGACTTTACCTGCTCACACTAAAATATACTCACTCATACATGATATTTAACACTGTGACATTTATTGATTGGCGATAATGTGAACTAGTTTATAGATGGGTCTTTTGTACCACTTAGAAAGGAACAGGTGAGCTTTTGTCTGAGATAAACCTCAATAAACCTTAGGCAAATTTGCTGCCCGTtgcatgttttttcttgtttttggaAGATAAAGATATTTATGTCTATCTTCTTGTCGGGTAACAAGAAAATTAGTGGTCTCTCTGACATTATGTAACCCTGCCTTCCTTCTTCCAGAGTGTAGGATCTGCCCCTGAGGATTGGCCTGGCCTTTTGGCATGCAGGCCTTGTGCTGTGGACATGATCCACGTGTTACTGCTCTCATCAAGAAATGCCATTCATTCTTTTAACCTTCATTCTGCTGTTATACACATGCATCACATTTACTTCATATTAatcttgctgttttctctttcaggcCTCAGTGTATCTATGGCCTCAAGCACTGGATAACACAAACCACAAAGCATTTTGTCTTTGCTTAAATGCTGCTTTATCCTCTGTTTAGGTTTCTTCATGGAACCCACTGTATTCACAGATGTTGAAGACCATATGTATATTGCCCAGGAAGAATCTTTTGGTCCTGTGATGGTGATTTCCAAATTTAAAAATGGGTACGGTCTCCTCATTTTCACCCTGTCTGATGAAATATGTTGGATGGTTCCTTTAATCTTCTAAGATCTAACCGCTAAGTTCAGAGCTTCTCTAGTATGAGTGTCCTTTTCCATGCCAGTATAGAATAAATGCTGTTACAGATGTGCAAGGGGGTAGAAGAGAACCTCAAGCAAGCATCATTTCTTAAATAAGACTTGATTTTCAATGAATGATCTTTACTCAAGTTGATAAAAACACAGAGGTTTGATCACATTGTTGAAGCTGTATTTTCTCCAGTGGTCAAAAAAGACCTCATACTGTTGTGCATTGCCTAAGACTGGCTCATTactcctgaaaatgaaaatcccTCTGTATATTTTGTGTACAGCCAGTTTTAATAGCTTTTGTTTTACATCACAGGAATTATTTTACAGATAGATAATAGAAAAGCCTTACATAGAAATTTCATACAGCTGTTTGAAGTGGGAACTGACTGCACAGATACCACTTTACATCTATGAATTACATAGGGAGATATGGGACTATATGAAGTTTTTGAAGTTTTaacatggatttttttaaataatttgagATTGGATGGAAATAGCAATCTGAACATTGCTTGAAAAGATGTGTCACAATGGAGAGCTGAGGTTCAGTGTTTAATCTCCATCAACTGACAGACTTCAGCAAACTGATTCATAACGTGCTGCCAAGCTCCGCTTTACAAGTCGTTTTGTATTCTTCTGATCCTCAAGTTGTTCAACGTAGCTGAGTGAAGTTAGTGTGCATAATGCAACTTCCTTTTGACATTTCCTAGCATAGATCTTAAACACTgagatgcaaacacatgctTTACAAGCTTGAAGCAAGTGTATTATTTTCCACAAATGAGACAGACCAACACAGAGAGTAGTCCTTAATAAACTGCATCTTTTTaacagctgagagaaaagaaggagcaTGGGAAAAGATGTTTCGATCAAACTGAAGGTCAAAGCTTGCTAGCACTTGCTTATTTTACCTCCTAGCAATTAAATCAGTATTTTCTCCTATAGGGATATTGATGGAGTCCTGCAACGGGCAAACACCACAGAATATGGTTTGGCTTCAGGAGTTTTCACAAAGGATATAAGCAAAGCTCTCTATCTCAGTGAAAAGCTGGAAGCTGGAACAGTTTTTATTAATACATACAACAAAACTGACGTGGCAGCACCATTTGGTGGATTTAAACAGTCTGGCTTTGGGAAAGATTTAGGTGAgttgttctctcttttctcaaCTGACAGTCCAAATCAATGAGAAAATAACATTACCCAAAAACTACAGATGCATTTCCTGCATCTCCCACATTCCTCCAGCTACAGTGATCTAAGTCCTTTCCTGTCCTTACAATTCCTGCCTCAGTACCTCCAGTATTATTCATTTCATTACAGGAGTGGGCAGATCAAGCCTCATAGCCTCATGGCAaagaaatgaatatatatatgtgtgtgtgtgtgtgtgtgtgtgtgtatatatatatattcatttaacAGTAACACAACAGATTTTTGCTTTTGGAATCCCTAGCAAAtatcagcctttttttttcccctcatcaaaattattattaacaatagggaaatatatatacatatatgcatgtatgtattaaacatttgcagtttattttaCCTGGAAACTTAACATAGGCAAACCAATTCTTAAATTCAGCTCTGAGCTCCCCTCAAGTTGCCACCTGGaggttgctgctgcttcagtaCTCCCCCCAAGTGGCGGCTTATTGAAAttcagctgcattttctttccatactTGTTGGGTTTGGACTCTTCTTGTTAAACCAGTCCTGTAAATCTTAAGGGGAAGATAAATCCGTTTGTTTCTTATCATGTCTCAAGGACTCAAATGCTCTCTAAAAcgttatgatttttttttaatgatacaGTTCCCTTTTCTGACAGCTTTCTCTCCTTTCGCCGCTTTTCTAACTGGTTACTATTGTGCTTACACAGGTGAAGAAGCTCTTCATGAGTATCTTAGAACGAAGGCTGTCACTGTGGAATATTAACAGCCTCACTTGGAAAGTAAACTCTTGGCAGTTTCAATCCTAAAGGCTCCACGAAGCACTTAATACCATGCCTGGGAGATGCCATCTGCAGTGCtccaactgaaaaacaaacacactcaCCCCATAGGTAATTTCTTTAAATCAGGTTCAGATTTTAGTCTCATTGAAAGATTGAAAGGCAAAAGCACTTGGGAATTAGCCTGACACAGCATCAATGATCCAGCAAGAGTAGCAGTGCTTAGCACAAGACAAAAATAGTTTAATAGTTTggcttattttttaaaaatacccCTGAATATAAACTTCTCACATGCCTGTTTCTTTGTGTGACCGTATTTACACCAACATTTTAAACGTAGTTCTTAGGTTTCTTCTAAAACTGAGCAAAAATATGATGTCATTTTTGCTATAAACTGGTTTGAATTTTACAGTAGCAACTTAACATTCTGCTCTGGTGATTCGTCAGCAGTACAGAAAACCTTTGTGCCATAAGAAGTACATCAATGCAAGGAAGTGCACTTACTATGATCTTTGTATAGTACATACAGAGTTCAACATCCGTGTTAACTATGCATACCAAGCTAaagttactgaaaatattttctatctcTTTGTTGAAATGGAACGTGTGCTCAGCCTGCAATCCGAAAAGTGGCTACattaaaagattaaaatcaCTTTGTGCAGATGGACTGTTATCACTGGTTTCTGTGGCACGACTATTACtttgtatttcatatttcttttttaaacctaTGGGAAAATCTCTTGTAAAATGACTGCGTTAAGACTTTGGCTTTCAAACTTCCTTCAGTTTGAAGTTCTCCATACAGATCAAGACCTTATCCAACAAACAGACCGTACTTAAGGCTGCTTGCTCTTCCTACACTGTACCTCCACCTAATGCCTAATCTGATCTCTGGGCCACCATTAAAAACAGCAGTCCCACCTCCTGATTCtcattcttcctctttcttaaaatattctgtgaCTTCATCAGCTGATTCTAGTCAACTGTGCCCCTCTTCCATTTataagaaagtaaaaagaaatatatcctTGTAATTTCTTACCACAAACACTACTGAGATAggtcttaaaaagaaaactttagaAATGTGTACTGGGTTTGCAGGAAGTTGTGTACGTAACTGCAGGTTTCAAgtcattgttttttaatatttgagcaaatacaaagcagaaaatattaataacataGAAAGGGCAGAAATGTGATCAAGCAGGAGATGAGAAGCGTGGCTTAGTGTAACTGTAACACCACAGAGTTGGGCTTGACCCAAGTACCAGGGGCATTCACACAAACTCTGCAGATAGGAGCTAGCTCAGGGAACAGCAGCAACCTA
The sequence above is a segment of the Excalfactoria chinensis isolate bCotChi1 chromosome 1, bCotChi1.hap2, whole genome shotgun sequence genome. Coding sequences within it:
- the ALDH1L2 gene encoding mitochondrial 10-formyltetrahydrofolate dehydrogenase, producing MLRAAPRLLRTFCTSSAAYQHKLKLALIGQSIFGQEVYNKLRKEGHKVVGVFTVPDKNGQADPLALAAEKDGTPVFKFPRWRAKGKPIQEVIAAYKSVGAELNVLPFCTQFIPMDVIDCPKHGSIIYHPSILPRHRGASAINWTLIQGDKKAGFTVFWADDGLDTGPILLQRECDVGPNDTVDDLYNRFLFPEGVKAMVEAVHLIADGKAPRIPQPKEGATYEGIQKKENAEITWDQPAAALHNWIRGHDKVPGAWAKIDDQVVTFYGSSLLDASVPAGQELAIRGASRPGLVTKNGLVIFGNDGKMVLVRNLQFQDGKMIPASKYFSADETTTLELTEEEKKMAEDIKAIWKGILSNVPVIEDSTDFFKSGASSMHVVRMLEEIKQKYSGLQLQNEDVYMATKFADFIQMAVRKLRGESGEEELVVDYVSKNVNNMTVNMPYQCFINGQFVDADDGKTFDTINPTDGSVIASVSSASLADVDRAVAAAKEAFENGEWGRMNARERGRLMYKLADLMEEHQEELATIESIDSGAVYTLALKTHIGMSVQTFRYFAGWCDKIQGATIPINQARPNHNLTFTKKEPIGVCAIVIPWNYPLMMLAWKSAACLAAGNTLVLKTAQVTPLTALKFAELSAKAGFPKGVINILPGSGGLVGQHLSKHPDVRKVGFTGSTPTGKEIMKSAATNLKKVSLELGGKSPLIIFNDCELDKAVKMGMGAVYFNKGENCIAAGRLFVEESIHDEFVRKVVEEIKKMKIGDPLDRSTDHGPQNHKAHLEKLLKYCETGVKEGATLVYGGRQVCRPGFFMEPTVFTDVEDHMYIAQEESFGPVMVISKFKNGDIDGVLQRANTTEYGLASGVFTKDISKALYLSEKLEAGTVFINTYNKTDVAAPFGGFKQSGFGKDLGEEALHEYLRTKAVTVEY